Genomic segment of Streptomyces sp. NA02950:
TTCCCTCGTCCGCGATGAGAAAACGGCGTTCTCCCACCCATGTGGTGCAGGTCTGCCGGCCGCGGGTTCGTGCCCTCCTCCGCTTGGCGCATCCTCCGCGCCACCGTCATCCTCGCAGCGATCCGACTCCGGCTCCGCCCGTGATCCACCGGACGGAACCTGGTAGCGCCTCGTCGGGTCGGGACTGCGCCGGCGCTGTGCGGGTGAGGGGCGCCGGATCGACGCCCAGGCGCTCCACGACCGTCACCCCTTGGAGGCGGGCCTCCCGGATCAGCGGCTCGAACTCCCGCCGTACCTAGGCGTCGAACGGCTCCGTCAGCGCGCCGTCGATCACCCGCCGCACCCCGTGCTCTGCCGCGAACTCCCCCCCTTGATCGCTGCGCGGGAGTCCGGCTCCACGCCCCCGCCGACGATCAGCACCCCGAACTCCTCGGTCTCCCACAGCTTCCGGGCCGCCTCGTCGGTGCTCACTCCCTCGGCGTCAAAGCCGTCCGTGCGCAGCGTGGCCAGCACCTGCGCCACCCTGGCGGGCGTCCTTCCCAGCACCAGCGTCCTCAATGCCTCTTCCTCTCCGGTACGTCGACATCGGCGCACCCGGACCTAGAAGCTCAACTGGACTTGAGGTCAACCCACCTCTCGCTCCACCCCGGCAGTCACATGATCCGCCGGACGGAGGTTGCCGGGCGGCGTGAGCTGCGGGAGGCTGAACCTGGCCCGAGCCGGTTGCTCACGAGGACGGATCGGTCTCCGCGTCATCGGCAGACGACCCCTTCTGACGCCCTGTCCGGCGACCGGAGTGCTCCGCACGCACGGAGCGGAAGCCGGGGTGCACGCCCGGACTGAGGCCCTGCCGTTCGGCCATCCGCCCCAGCAGCGCGGTCAGCTGTTCCCACTCCTGCTCCGAGAACCCCTCGGCCAGCCGGCGCTCATGCGCTGCGCCCACCTTCCGCAACTTTCCCAGCAACCTCCTTCCCTCATCCGTCAGATGGACCGCGTACAGGCGACGGTCGGAAGGGTTCCTGCGGCGCTCGATCAGTCCGCGCTGCTCCAGCTCGTCGGCGAAGGCGACGAACCGGCTCGGCGGCATACCCAGATCGTCGGCGAGCTCGCGCTGGCTGCGGCCCGGGGAACCGGCCAGCAGCCGCAGCAGGCCGCCCTGCGGCGGAGTCAGGTCCAGCTCCGCGAGGCGTTCGGCGAACAGCTCGGCGGCATGGGCGCCGAGCTGAGCAAGCTGGAAGGCGGCACCGACCGGGGGCGGGCCGGACGGACGTTCACCTTCATTGGTCATTCCCATAGGGACATCATAGTCGCTTGACAATCGTTCCACTCTGTAATCATTATATTTTGAAACGGTCAGCTGGCCGACCAACGGAGGAGAAGACATGACCACCACGTCCCACCGGACACCCCCCGCACCTTCCACCCGGACGGCCTCCGACGAGCAGCCCCCCGGCCGCCGCCCGCAGGGCGGGCCGCCGCTGCTGGCGCCCGTACTCGCTTTTGTCGCCCTGACCATCGGCTACGTCGTCGTCAACAGCTCGACGCCGCGCCCCGACGCAAGCGGCAAGGAGGTCTTGAGGTACGCGCGGGACCACGGCACGAGCATCGAGCTGGGATCGCTCCTGCTGTTCGCCTCCGCCACCCCGCTCGCACTCATGGCGGCGGTCCTCTACCGGCGGTTGCGCGCGCTGGGCATCACCGCGCCCGGCTCGGCGATCACGATGGTCGGCGGGGTACTGGCCTCCGTGGCGCTGAGCGGCAGCGGGCTGTTCGGATGGGCGGCCGGCCGCCTGCCCATGGATGCCGATCCGGCGCTGGCCCGCGCGTTGGCCGACCTGTCCTTCCTGACCGGCGGCGTCGCCTATTCGGTGACGTTCGCGATGCTCATCTCGGGCGTCTCGGTGACCGGGCTGATGACCCGCCTGCTGCCTCGCCCGCTGACCTGGACCGGGCTGATGCTGGCCGCGGCGGGCATGGTCTCCATGCTCTCGCTGGTGGCCGACCCGTTCAGCTTCCTGCTGCCGGTCGTGCGCTTCGGCGGCCTTGTCTGGCTGATATTCGTCGCCATCCGGCTGCCCCGCACCCGCCCCTCGCGGCACCAGTGATCATCGGGCACATGGAGACGTCGAGGGTGCCGGCTTCCGAGGCGGGCACCCTCGCGTTCGGCCCGAGTACGACCGTCCACGATGAGCACGGTGTCCTTACGGAACCGCTTGCGTTGCTGGAGCGCGAGCGACGGCCCGAGGTGGTCGATGATGCGGTTGGCGGCCGCTTTCGACACCCCGAAAGCGGTGCCGGCTGCCGCGTTGTGAGGTTCGTGCGCCAGTACGCGGCGATCAGCAGCATCCGGTGTTCCAGCGACAGGCTCCAGGGCCGCCCCCTCGCGGACCGGGTCCGCACCCTCGCCGCAACGCGGCAATCGGCTCGGCGAACTGACGCTGGCTCAGTTCACTGTACGGAGCTATCCGGCACGACTCGGACGCCGTGATCACACCAGCCACGGCAAGACCATCTCACTGAGGTGTGGCGGGCCCCCCGTCTGCCCGTCGCTCGACTTCTTCACCGGCCCCCGCGCCTGGGACTTCGCCCGGAATCGGCCCCTCACCGACGATCAATCCGCCGACGTCCGCGCCCGCATCATCGAGCTGGACCACCGCTCGGCGTCCGACCTCGCCGTGCACATGCTCGACGGCGCCACCCTGGCCCACGGGCTGAGCGACTCCCCCGCCGGACTGCTCGCCTGGCTGCTGGAGCGCTGGAACGCCTGGAGCGACAACGGCG
This window contains:
- a CDS encoding MarR family winged helix-turn-helix transcriptional regulator, producing the protein MGMTNEGERPSGPPPVGAAFQLAQLGAHAAELFAERLAELDLTPPQGGLLRLLAGSPGRSQRELADDLGMPPSRFVAFADELEQRGLIERRRNPSDRRLYAVHLTDEGRRLLGKLRKVGAAHERRLAEGFSEQEWEQLTALLGRMAERQGLSPGVHPGFRSVRAEHSGRRTGRQKGSSADDAETDPSS
- a CDS encoding DUF4386 domain-containing protein; amino-acid sequence: MTTTSHRTPPAPSTRTASDEQPPGRRPQGGPPLLAPVLAFVALTIGYVVVNSSTPRPDASGKEVLRYARDHGTSIELGSLLLFASATPLALMAAVLYRRLRALGITAPGSAITMVGGVLASVALSGSGLFGWAAGRLPMDADPALARALADLSFLTGGVAYSVTFAMLISGVSVTGLMTRLLPRPLTWTGLMLAAAGMVSMLSLVADPFSFLLPVVRFGGLVWLIFVAIRLPRTRPSRHQ